A stretch of the Tautonia marina genome encodes the following:
- a CDS encoding ArnT family glycosyltransferase — protein sequence MPTQRLSGRSALIVAVFGLSILLVNLGRPWTLTFHEVNFAGPAREFLHSGDWLVPRIMGMPLWDKPPLMHWSIAASLLVFDTEAEWAARLPAILSAVLTSLAIAWLAARWYGDRVGLVAGLIQSSSVYAFMQGRLAEADMLLCALVTMAMASFAAGVIHRPDARPPIGWRLAYFGAAGLAFLVKGPIGLVLIAVGSGLFAIVERKWVAWRLLLDPIGWMLMVALVVAWPAAAMLREPGLLDVWWRHNVERFSGDLSGGGKDPVFYLYTAAWLALPWTPLAVFGALTNAKTAREQNQDNAQGRFLRCWIFGMMLVLSLSAWKHKHYIIPALPPLSIWAALGLVRLMTGEVADRLQGWPLLRTTRVTMPLLALVGIVGGIILAWTNASGLALAAAAIASLIGLGLTMAERFWRAGRPRATLAALFAMVWGAFVLVQSLAMPEVDDYRGQSEMAKRFAAKVPPGADLSVVGIPDPQITYYLPIPVRRHDEVASLADRLDPDALENRVYVVGPQWILNDLERLGRVRLLDRAATVHPRKGEADRMLALELQPDRTRLASKTRPKSSAGQTP from the coding sequence ATGCCGACACAGCGCCTTTCGGGTCGATCCGCCTTGATCGTCGCCGTCTTCGGCCTGTCGATCCTGCTGGTCAACCTGGGTCGACCCTGGACCCTGACCTTTCATGAAGTGAACTTTGCCGGCCCCGCTCGGGAGTTCCTGCACTCGGGCGATTGGCTGGTGCCTCGGATCATGGGAATGCCCCTCTGGGACAAGCCCCCGTTAATGCACTGGTCGATTGCCGCCTCGCTCCTTGTCTTCGACACCGAGGCCGAATGGGCCGCCCGGCTGCCGGCGATCCTCTCCGCCGTCCTGACCAGCCTGGCCATTGCCTGGCTCGCGGCGCGTTGGTACGGCGATCGCGTGGGCCTGGTGGCCGGTCTGATCCAGTCCAGTTCGGTCTATGCGTTTATGCAAGGGCGCCTGGCCGAAGCCGACATGCTGCTCTGCGCGCTTGTGACGATGGCGATGGCCAGCTTCGCCGCGGGGGTGATTCATCGTCCGGACGCTCGACCGCCGATCGGCTGGCGGCTGGCCTATTTCGGAGCGGCGGGGCTGGCGTTTTTGGTCAAGGGGCCGATTGGCCTGGTGCTGATTGCCGTCGGCAGCGGCCTGTTTGCAATCGTTGAGCGCAAGTGGGTCGCCTGGCGATTGCTGCTTGACCCGATCGGCTGGATGCTGATGGTCGCTCTGGTGGTCGCGTGGCCTGCGGCGGCCATGCTCCGCGAGCCGGGCCTGCTCGACGTCTGGTGGCGACACAACGTCGAGCGTTTCAGCGGCGATCTGAGCGGTGGCGGCAAGGACCCCGTTTTCTACCTCTACACTGCCGCCTGGCTCGCCTTGCCCTGGACTCCCCTGGCCGTCTTCGGCGCCCTTACGAACGCGAAGACCGCACGCGAGCAGAACCAGGACAACGCGCAAGGGCGGTTCCTCCGCTGCTGGATCTTCGGCATGATGCTCGTGCTCTCCCTTTCGGCCTGGAAGCACAAGCACTACATCATTCCGGCCTTGCCTCCGCTGTCGATCTGGGCCGCGCTCGGCCTGGTTCGTCTCATGACCGGAGAGGTTGCCGACCGGCTCCAAGGCTGGCCGCTTCTGCGAACGACCCGCGTCACCATGCCGCTGCTGGCCCTGGTCGGCATCGTGGGCGGGATCATCCTCGCCTGGACGAACGCATCAGGATTGGCCCTGGCAGCTGCGGCGATCGCCTCGCTGATCGGACTCGGCCTGACGATGGCTGAGCGGTTCTGGCGAGCCGGTCGGCCCCGAGCAACCCTTGCCGCCCTGTTTGCGATGGTCTGGGGGGCGTTCGTCCTGGTCCAGTCGCTCGCAATGCCCGAGGTGGACGATTACCGAGGGCAGTCCGAGATGGCCAAGCGGTTCGCTGCCAAGGTGCCGCCCGGCGCGGATCTGTCCGTCGTCGGAATTCCCGATCCCCAGATCACCTACTACCTGCCGATTCCGGTTCGTCGGCACGATGAGGTCGCCTCCCTCGCCGATCGGCTCGACCCCGACGCCCTCGAAAACCGGGTCTACGTCGTGGGGCCGCAATGGATTCTCAACGATCTGGAGCGTCTGGGCCGGGTCCGCCTCCTCGATCGCGCCGCAACGGTTCATCCACGAAAAGGCGAGGCCGATCGGATGCTTGCCCTCGAACTCCAGCCAGACCGCACCCGGCTTGCCTCGAAGACCCGTCCCAAGTCATCCGCCGGCCAGACCCCGTAA
- a CDS encoding amino acid adenylation domain-containing protein: MQPHRIAQPWTSSDRSTSAPAGSSIRFHPDRRVDAGHPAHRPVLAPRETIHLAQLLDRAANRWPDRVAVETEAGQTLTYAQLDHAADRLDARLARYGVGRGDRVGLMLPKSLEAVAAIHGILRAGAAYVPVDATAPVARGAGILADAFVKTIVIHASLVESLRSAWAGPGPLPKLIVVGETTDDDCATWDEVMADEAPTPDPSPRFDGDVAYILYTSGSTGTPKGVTLTHQNALSFLDWCVSEFGQEPGRRFASHAPFHFDLSVFDLYASCRAGGTLVLVSEGLGKDPVRLGDFLAERQIDVWYSAPSILGLMAEFGRLDRPGFPVPSLVLFAGEVFPITQLKRLRKLWPSATLWNLYGPTETNVCTAYRIPASIADDRTEAFPIGPVCPPLQARVVDEQGDDVPEGDEGELLIAGPGVMRGYFGRDDLTESAFIEAPDGTLWYRTGDLVADIGGGCFAYHGRRDRMVKKRGYRIELGEIEAALDRLDGISRAAVVAVPGDAGLTITAFVAMKPGQKASIIAVKRHCTAHLPTYMIPDAIRFLPVLPSTSTDKIDYPRLITLVSGEVSSEAA, encoded by the coding sequence ATGCAACCTCACCGTATCGCTCAACCGTGGACTTCCAGCGATCGCTCGACCTCCGCGCCGGCCGGATCGTCGATTCGCTTCCACCCCGATCGCCGGGTCGATGCCGGGCATCCGGCGCACCGGCCGGTCCTGGCTCCTCGGGAGACGATCCACCTGGCCCAGTTGCTCGATCGCGCCGCGAACCGATGGCCCGACCGGGTCGCGGTCGAAACCGAAGCGGGTCAGACGCTGACCTATGCCCAGCTTGACCACGCGGCCGATCGGCTCGACGCCCGACTGGCGCGCTATGGCGTAGGCCGAGGGGACCGTGTCGGGCTGATGCTGCCGAAATCGCTGGAGGCGGTCGCGGCCATTCACGGCATCCTTCGCGCCGGTGCCGCCTATGTGCCGGTCGATGCCACCGCTCCGGTCGCCCGAGGAGCGGGGATTCTGGCCGACGCCTTCGTCAAGACGATTGTGATTCATGCTTCACTGGTCGAGTCGCTCCGCAGCGCCTGGGCTGGCCCCGGTCCCCTGCCCAAGTTGATCGTCGTGGGAGAAACGACCGACGACGATTGCGCGACCTGGGACGAGGTGATGGCTGACGAGGCCCCGACGCCCGATCCCTCCCCCCGGTTCGATGGCGATGTGGCGTACATCCTGTACACCTCGGGATCGACCGGAACGCCCAAGGGAGTGACCCTAACGCATCAGAATGCCTTGAGTTTCCTCGACTGGTGCGTATCGGAGTTCGGCCAGGAGCCGGGGCGACGGTTTGCCTCGCATGCTCCGTTTCATTTTGATCTGTCGGTCTTTGACCTTTATGCCTCGTGCCGGGCGGGCGGGACGCTCGTTCTCGTGAGCGAAGGGCTGGGGAAAGATCCGGTTCGGCTCGGTGATTTCCTGGCCGAGCGGCAGATTGACGTCTGGTACTCTGCGCCGTCGATTCTCGGTCTGATGGCCGAGTTCGGCCGCCTCGATCGGCCGGGGTTCCCTGTTCCCTCGCTCGTGCTTTTTGCGGGAGAGGTGTTCCCGATCACTCAGTTGAAGCGGCTGCGCAAGCTCTGGCCGTCGGCAACGCTCTGGAACCTGTACGGGCCGACGGAGACGAACGTCTGCACGGCGTACCGAATTCCGGCCTCGATCGCCGACGACCGGACTGAAGCCTTCCCGATCGGCCCGGTCTGCCCGCCGCTTCAGGCCCGAGTGGTCGATGAGCAAGGGGACGACGTGCCCGAGGGGGACGAAGGAGAACTGCTCATTGCCGGGCCGGGCGTGATGCGCGGATACTTCGGGCGAGACGACCTGACGGAATCGGCCTTCATCGAAGCTCCCGACGGCACACTCTGGTATCGGACCGGGGATCTGGTCGCCGACATCGGCGGGGGTTGCTTCGCCTATCATGGGCGTCGAGACCGGATGGTGAAGAAGCGAGGCTACCGGATCGAGTTGGGAGAGATCGAGGCCGCGCTCGATCGGCTCGACGGCATCTCCCGAGCCGCGGTGGTGGCCGTGCCGGGCGACGCCGGCCTGACGATCACGGCCTTCGTGGCCATGAAACCCGGCCAAAAAGCCTCGATCATCGCCGTGAAGCGTCATTGTACTGCACACTTGCCAACTTATATGATTCCCGACGCCATTCGGTTTCTGCCCGTGCTGCCATCCACCTCGACCGACAAGATTGATTACCCTCGGCTGATCACGCTCGTGTCCGGCGAGGTTTCCTCCGAGGCGGCCTGA